CAGCACCGTGGTGGTGGGATCGGCGTCCCGCACCTCCACCACCCGTCCGCCGAGCACGAAACGCACAGAGCCCGTCATTGTCCCTCCTGTCGGGCGTTTCCGTCATAGTGCCGGAAAGTCTCCGCAGGCCGCAATGGCGGCTCGGCCGTCTACCCATAAAGGCATGGTTCGGATGGATAAACGGCGCCGAATGGCGTCAGGCGTCCTCCGGGAAGCAGCCGCTGCGGGCCGCCACGACGGCGACCTGGGTGCGGTTGCGCACGCCCAGCTTCTGCATGATCGCCCGCACATGGACCTTCACGGTGCCTTCCAGCACGCCCAGCTCCCGCGCGATCTCCTTGTTCGAGTGACCGGCGAGCAGAAGCTGGAACACGTCGCGCTGCCGGTCGGTCAGCCGGTCGAGTATCTGGCCCGAGGGGCGCGCGACCTCCGCCGCGACGTTGCCGGACAGGACGGCGCGCGGCAGCGGCAGGAAGGTCTCCCCGGTCAGCGCCAGGGAGATCGCGTGCTCCAGAACCGCCGTGGAGCTGGTCTTCAGGATGTAGCCCCTGGCCCCCAGCCGCACGCTGTCCACGATGTCGGCCACCTCGTCCGACCCGGAGATGACCAGCAGCGGGCGGCTTCCCAGAACCTCGACCATGCGGCGCACCCCGTCGCGCCCGCTGCGGTCGCCCAGATTGAGGTCGAACAGGACCAGCGTCAGGTCCGGCGTGCGGTCGGCGATGGCCATCGCCTCGTCCAGCGAGCCAGCCTCCAGCACCTGCGCGTCCGGGTGGATCTCCCCCACCGAGAGGGCGAAGCCGTGCCGCACCAGGGGGTGGTCGTCAACCACCAGAAACGTCTGCGCCCTGCCGGCCACCGACCGCTCCTTGCCGCGCGTCTGCAGCTGAACTTCCATTGCTTTGCTACCCCATCAAGCCGCCGAAAGCCGTTCCGGAAAACAAAGATGCCCCAAACCGGCCCGGCTTTCTGTCCAGCGGAAAAGTATAAAGATACCTCTTTTGGACTTTGCAGAAGCAGCGCCATGCGAATTTCTATCGCTTCGAAGCCATTTATGATTCATTCGTATCGAGCTTCTTCCAAGCATCTTGCGCCGCTCCCTGACCATCCGTATAAATCATCGGGACAACCAGCGTAAAGCACGCTTTTTCGATACAATAAAGGCGGCTTTTTTCCCTTTTCCCAGGCGAAACGGACAACGATTGGCGTTGTGCGCTGCTCGTCACGGGTGGCGTCGCGGAGGAGTTTCGATGAAAACCTGGAACGTCATGCTCGTGGACCATGACCGGCTGTTTTCGGCGGCGCTGGGAACGCTCATCAGCGGCGGCCCCTTCCGCGTCTGCCATCACGCCGTGACGGTGGAGGATGCCGAGGCTGCCATCGCGCAGGGCGTGCAGCCCGACCTGATCGTGGTGGCCCTGGGGGAGGCGACGAACGACGAGGCGGGCGGGGTGAAGCGCCTGCGCGCCGCCACCAGCGCGCGCATCGCCGTGCTGGCCGACGCCATCGCCGACCGCACGCTGTCGCTGTCGCTGAAGGCCGGCGCCGACGCCTATCTGAACAAGTCGATGTCGAGCGAGTCCCTGCTGCGCGCCCTGCAACTGGTCATGCTGGGCGAGGTGGTCTACCCGACCCACGTCGCCAGCCTGCTGATCGCCAACGCCAACAGCGAGCGCCCGCAGCCGGAGCGCGCCCAGCCCGCCAACAACGAGCTGTCGAAGCGCGAGATCCAGATCCTGCGCTGCCTGCTCGCCGGGCAGTCGAACAAGGCCATCGCGCGCAACCTGCACATCACGGAATCGACCGTGAAGATGCATTTCAAGAACGTGATGCGGAAGATCAACGCCCAGAACCGCACGCAAGCCGCGGTGTGGGCGATCCAGAACGGCTTGTCGCCGCTGGCATCCGTCTAAAAGAGTTCGTCCCCTCTCCCGGCACAGGAGAGGGGACGGTGCGTCCTCACTCCGCCGCGTGGCGATGGGTGCCGTGGCGGCCTTCGGCGAACTCCTCCACCATCTTGCGGCAGAAGGCCGGCAGATCGTCCGGCTTGCGCGAGGTCACCAGCCCCTGGTCGGTGACGACCTCGCTGTCCTCCCACGTCGCCCCGGCGTTGCCGAGATCGGCCTTCAGCGACGGCCAGGAGGTCATGCGCTTGCCCTTCGCGCCGCCCGCGTCGATCAGCGTCCAGGGGCCGTGACAAATCGCGGCGATGGGCTTGCCCGACTGGACGAAGCTGCGCACGAAATCGATGGCCTTCGGCTCCAGCCGCAGCGCGTCCGGGTTGATGACGCCGCCCGGCAGCACCAGCGCGTCGAAGCTGCCGGCGTCCGCCTGATCGAGCGTGACGTCCACGTCCACCCGGTCGGCCTTGTCGTGGTGGTTCCAGCCCTGGATCTGCCCGCCCTGGGGCGCGACGATCCGCACTTCGGCGCCTTCGTTGCGCAGCGCCTTGACCGGTTCGGTCAGCTCGACCTGCTCGAAGCCGTCGGTCGCCAGAACGGCGACGGTCTTCTTCTCGAGTTTTCCTGCCATGGGATCACCTCCTCGGTTGGCCTGTCCGGTCAGCAACCGGCGTACCTCTGGGGAGTTCCCTCCGGAACCGCCACGCACCCCCCATGTTCCCTTTGACGGACCGCGCGTCACAATCGGGAGCACAGACCCATGCGTTACAGCGGCACTTCGGCGGGCATCCTCGCCGCGTTCGCCATCGCCACGTCCCTGACTTTGGGCGTTCCTCAACCCGTCCGGGCTCAACCCTCCCACTCCGCCGAAACGGTGCGGACCGCGGAGGCGTCCTACCCCCGGCTCTACCAGGGCTGGCGGGCCGGCGTGATCGTCGGAACGGAGGTCGAGGGGCTGCTCGGCGAGGAGCTTGGACAGGTGGTGGATCTCGTCGTCGGCCCGGACGGGCGGCTGGAAAGCGCGGTGATCGAGGCCAGCGGCATGCTCGACGTCGGCGAGGCGCGCTTCACCGTGCCCTGGCACCAGCTCATGCCCGGTTCGGTGGACGGCATCCTGGCCTATCCGGTCACCGGCCCGGACACGCTGGACCTGATCCGGCGCCAGCAGCAGGCGGCCAGCCGGCCCGGCGACTGGCGCGTCTCCGCCCTGATCGGCCAGCCGGCCAACACGGCGGGCGACGCGACCGAGGCCGGGTTCTTCGGCACGGTGGAGGATCTGGTGTTCGACCGCAACGGCGCGCTCAAGGCCGTCGTGGTGACGCCCGAGCCGGAGGGCGAAGGCCCCTACGCCGTCGCCTGGAAAGCGGCGGCGCTGGAGCCGGGCCTGACCTCCGTCACCTTGCAGGCGACGCCGGAGCAGGTGAAGGCGCTCGGTTCTTTCGACGCGGCGCGCATGAAGGAGTTCAACACCGCGCGCCTGAACCAGGGCGCCCAGGCGCGCCAGGAGTAAGGCGCGCCAGGAACGATGCCCGGTCAGGCCGCCGGGCGGGCCACGCCGCCGACCGCCGGGCGGCTGGCCGCGGCGGCGGAGCGGCCGTAGCGGGCGACGGTCAGCCCGTCCATGTCGATTTCCGTCTGGTGCCCACCGACCACGTCGGCGACCACCCGGCCCGAGCCGGCGGCCATCGTCCAGCCCAGCGTGCCGTGGCCGGTGTTGAGGAACAGGTTGCGCACCGGGGTCGGGCCGACGATGGGGGTGCCGTCCGGCGTGTTCGGGCGCAGGCCGGTCCAGAACTCCGCCTTCGACAGGTCGCCACCCGTCGGGAACAGGTCGCCGACCACATGGTCGAGCGGACCGCGGCGGCCCGGACGCAGCGTCAGGTCGAAGCCGGTCAGCTCCGCCGTGCCGCCGACGCGGATGCGGTCGCCGAGGCGGGTCACCGCGATCTTGTGCGTCTCGTCCATCACCGTGGATTCCGGCGCGCCCGCCGGATCGACGATGGGCAGGGTCAGCGAATAGCCCTTCACCGGATAGACCGGGAGATCCAGCCCGAACGGCTTCACCAGCATCGGGGAATAGCTGCCCATGGCGACGACGTAGGCGTCGGCGGTCAGCGTGCCGGCGTCGGTCACCACGCCGGTGACGCGGCGCCCGTCGCTCTCCAGCTTGCGAATGCCGGTGTTGTAGCGGAACTCCACACCCAGCTCCGTCGCCATGGCGGCCAGCGCGTTGGTGAAGCGGAAGCAGTCGCCCGTCTCGTCGCCCGGCAGCAGCAGGCCGCCGACGATCTTCTCCTTGACCAGCCGCAGCGCCGGCTCGACCGCCGCGCAGCCCTCCACGTCCAGCAGGCTGTAGGGCACCTTGAAACGGTCCAGCACGGCCATGTCGGTGGCGGCGGCGTCCACCTGCTTCTGCGTGCGGAAGACCTGGAGCGTGCCCTTGGCGCGCTCGTCGTAGCGGATGCCGGTCTCGTCGCGCAGGGCGCGCAGGCAGTCGCGGCTGTACTCGGCCAGCCGGACCATGCGGCCCTTGTTGATCTCGTAGGAGCGCTCGTTGGCGTTGGCCAGCAGCTTCAGGCACCAGGACCACATCGCCGGGTCGAGCTTCGGCCGGATCACCAGCGGGGAATGCTTCATCAGCATCCACTTCACCGCCTTCGCCATCAGGCCCGGCGCCGCCCAGGGAGCGGAGTAGCCCGGCGACACCTCGCCCGCGTTGGCGTAGCTGGTCTCCAGCGCCGGGCCGGGCTGCCGGTCCACCACCGTGACCTCGTGCCCGGCCTTCGCCAGGAAATAGGCGGTGGAAACGCCGATGACGCCGCTGCCGAGGACGATGACGCGCATGTGAAGGCTCCCGAGATCACGGATTTGTCCCCATCCCATTCGCAAACCGGATGCCAAGTGCCGGACACCGCGGAATTGCTGGGGCGCCCGGTTGCGCGCCGGACGGATGCCGTACACAATTCGTTACACAGCGCCGGAGCAACGCCGCAGGACCGCTAGAAAATCACGTTCAAAACAGCCTCTTGGTTTCGTCGTACAGAAATCGTTACAGCGTACATGGATGTTTACAGATACGCCCGTCGTGGTACTCTCGATCCCTCCACCGGGGAGAGCCATGCGCATCGACGTCCTGTTCGCCGACCGGGTCGGCATCGCCCACGAAATCCTGGCCGTCCTTGCCAAGCGGCGCCTGAACGTCGTGGCGGTCGAGGTGGACCCGCCGCACATCCACATCGACGCGCCGGAACTGGACGTGCCGGGCTTCGGCGCGCTGGACGCCGCCCTGCGCGCCGTGCTGGGCGTGGAGTCCGTCACCCCCATCGACATCCTGCCCGGCACGCGGCGGCGTCTGCATCTGGACGCGCTGCTGGCCGCCCTGCCCGACCCGGTTCTGGCGGTGGACCGCGCGGGCCGCATCGTGGTCGCCAACGCCGCCGCCGCGACGGTCGCCGGGCGCAGCGAGGCCGCTCTGAGCGGCGCCGATTTCGGCCGGCTGTTCGGCGACGCGGAGCTGTCCGACCTGCTGGTGGACAACGGCTTCCGCCTCGCCGCCGGGCAGGAGGTCACGCTGAACGGCCAGCCCTTCCTGCTGGACGCCACCCCCATCGTCGAGGACGGGCGTCCCGCCGGCGGCGTGGTCACCCTCTTCGCGCCGAGCCGGCTGGGCGAGCGGCTGAACGCCCTTCAGAACTTCGACGAGGGCGGCTTCGACCGCATCCTGGGCGAGTCCGCCCCGATCCGCGCGCTGAAGGCGCGGGCGGCGCGGGTCGCGGCGGTCGACGCGCCGCTGCTGATCCTGGGCGAGACGGGCACCGGCAAGGAACTGATCGCCCACGCCTGCCACCGCGCCAGCCCGCGCCGCGACAAGCCATTCCTGGCGCTGAACTGCGCCGCCGTGCCGGAGAGTCTGGCGGAGAGCGAGCTGTTCGGCTACGCCCCCGGCTCCTTCACCGGGGCGCAGCGCGGCGGCAAGCCCGGCCTGCTGGAACTGGCCCATGGAGGCACCGTCTTCCTCGACGAGATCGGTGAGATGTCGCCCTATCTCCAGGCCAAGCTGCTGCGCTTCCTCAACGACGGGCGGTTCCGCCGCGTCGGCGGCGACCGCGAGCAGACGGTGGATGTGCGCGTGGTCAGCGCCACCCACCGCGACCTCGACGCCATGGTCGCCGGGCACAGCTTCCGCGAGGATCTGTTCTACCGGCTGAACGTGCTGTCGCTCCAGGTCCCGGCTCTGCGCGAGCGCGGCGACGACATCCTCCTGCTCGCCCGGCACTTCATCGCCCGCGCCTGCGCCCAGGCCCGCCGGCCACCCTGCCGGCTGACCGTCGCGGCCAGCGCCGCCCTGCTCGCCAACCCCTGGCCGGGCAACGTCCGCCAGCTGGAGAACGTCATCTTCCGCGCGGTGACGATGAGCGACGGCGCCTATCTCGACGCCGCCGACCTGGAACTGGCCGGTGCGCGCATGGACGCCGAGACCGGCGGCGAGCCCGCCGAGCCGTCGAGCTGGGACGAGGCGGCGGCGGCCTTCGAGCGCGGCCTGCTCCGCCGCCTCTACCCGCGCTACCCGTCCAGCCGCAAGCTGGCCGCCCGGCTCCACACCTCGCACACGATGATCGCGAACAAGCTGCGCAAGTACGGGATACCGGACGGAAGCTGATCGCCGCGCGTCAGATGCGCGAGCGCTCCGCCTTGCTGTAGTTGCTGAAATGGCCCTCCGCGGCGGCGGCGCGGCGGGCCGTGTTCAGGAACTTGTCGGCCTTGGTGTCCGGCGCGATGCGCGCCACCTTCCGCTCCAGCGCCGCCGACCCGCAGGAGGCGCAGACGGGCGTGTCCGACGAGCGCACCAGCGCTTCAAAGTCGTGGTCGCAGGCGGTGCAGTGGTAGGAATAGAGCGGCATGGGAATCCTCACACGGGTCGGGAACCAGGCGCACCCATCATATCACGCAATTTTCTTATGGGTATAGCGCAGTGCAGCATTCGCACGCCGCCGGTCCATTCTGCGTTAGGATGCTTGCACGAAGAATGAAGGAGGAACGGGTGATCTACGCCTTCAACGACAAGGTCCCGCAACTGTCGCCCCAGTGCTGGGTGGCCCCCAGCGCCACCGTGGTCGGCGACATCCTGCTGGAGGAGGACGTGTCCGTCTGGTGGGGCGCGGTCATGCGCGCCGAGGAGGAGCGCATCCACATCGGCGCCGGCAGCAACGTCCAGGACAACGCCGTCCTCCACGTCGATCCCGGCTTTCCTCTGCTCATCGGGAAGAACGTGACCATCGGCCATCTGGCGATGGTGCACGGCTGCACCGTGGGCGACGGCAGCCTGATCGGCATCGGCGCCACCGTCCTCAACGGCGCCCGCATCGGCCGCGACTGCCTGATCGGCGCCCACGCCTTCATCGCCGAGGGCAAGGAGATCCCCGACCGGTCCCTGGTGCTCGGCGCGCCGGGCAAGGTGGTGCGCACGCTGTCGGACGAGGATGTGGAACGCATGCGCGCCCCCGCCGCCGTCTACCAGGAGCGGTGGAAGAGCTACGCCAAGGGGCTGCGCCCCATCACCGTTCCCGGCACCGTTCCCAGTCAGCCCTGACCGGAGCCGGCGTGGGGCGCCCTCAGGCTCCGGCGCCTTTGATGAAGAAGTACAGGGTCAGCCCCACGCCGATCGACACCACCACCCACTTCATCACGTCGCGGCTGACCCGTTTCGCGGCGTGGGCACCGGCGTAGCCGCCGACGATGGCCGACACCGCCATGACGGCGGTTTCCGGCCAGGACACCGCGTCGGACAGGCAGAAGGCCGCCACCGCCGCGCCGTTCATCAGCGCGGCCAGCAGGATGCGCAGCCCGTTCATGGCGTGGATGTCGCGCAGGCCGAACAGGGTCAGCGCCGCCAGCATCAGGAAGCCGATCCCACCGCCGAAATAGCCGCCGTAGATGGCGATGACGAACTGGACGACCAGAACGGAGCGCCCCCCCAGCCGCAGCCGGGCGGCCAGCGCCGGCATGAAGCTGCCGACCGCGAAGACCGCCGTCGCGAACAGCAGCAGCCAGGGCACCAGCCCGGCAAAGGCGCGGTCCGGCGTGGTCAGCAGAAGAATGGCCCCGACCACCCCGCCGACGAGGCTGACCACGGAAAAGGCGGTGACGCTGACCTCCGTCACCCCCCGGATCTCGTTGCGGTAGGCCCAGGCGCTGGCCATCTGGCCGGGGAACAGAGCGACGGTGCTCGACACGTTGGCGCTGACCGGCGGCACCCCGGCGAACAGCAGCGCCGGAAAGGTGATGAAGGCCCCACCTCCGGCGACGGCGTTGAGAACACCGGATGCGAACGCCGCGACCATCAGCAGCACCATGGCAACCATCGGACACCCACCCTCCAGTCACTCTTCGTATTTGGCATGCCAGCGATCGTTGTGGGCACCCTGACAATCGCCATAGGCTTGGCGGAGAAGGCATCGCCGCCCCCTCACAAAAACGCGACTCTGCTGATTGTTTGCCATATTAGCTATTGACGGACTCTGGCATCTGGTATACCAAATATCCATCGCCTGCCACTGCCCGATGCCCAGGTGCCGCCGACGGCCTTCGACCGGCCCGACGCGGTCCCGCCGGTCAAGCTCCGGTCCCCCGCGGGGGTCTCCGTGCAGGGCGCGCTTACGCAACCCGCTGTCTGGTGGAGGGCTCGCCATGAAAGTCGCCGACATTCTTCGGACCAAGGAATCCCGCGTCGTCACCGTCCGTTCCGGCGAAACCATCGAGGAGGCGATCCGGCTGATGCGGTCGGAAAACATCAGCGCCCTGGTGGTCAAGGACGTCTGCCGGACGGAGGGCAACGCCGTGGCCGGCATGCTGTCGGAACGCGACGTCGTCTACGCGCTGCTGGAGCGCGGCGCTTCCGTCCTGAAGACGCCGGTCTTCATGCTGATGTCGCGCGCGCCCCAGACCTGCTCGCCCGACGACAGCCTCGTCCACGCGCTGGAACTGATGGACCGCCACCACATCCGCCACCTGCCGGTGCTCGACGGCTCCACGCTGGTCGGCGTCGTCAGCGCCCGCGACTTCACCAAGCTCCAGCTCACCGAGATGGTCGCCCACACCCAGCCGCCGGCGCAGGAAACCCCGGTCTACGCCCACTGACCGGGTCGCCCACACCGCAGAGAAAAGGCCCGCCGTCCCATCGGACAGCGGGCCTTTTTCATGACCGACCAACCATCACTCGCCGGCGTCCTCCGCCCAGCGCAGCAGCAGCGCCACGGCTTCCGGCGGTTCGGGGCGGATCATCGGCACGCTGCCCAGGATCACATGGCCGGCCCCGCCGTCCACGGTGATGATCTCACCGGCCCGGACGGTCACCTCGCCGACGGTCATCACGCCGGCCGCCGGATCGACGCGCAGCATCCGGGCTCCGGTGACGCAGGGCAGCCCCATGGCGCGGGCGACGGTGGCGGCGTGGCTGGTCGCTCCGCCGCGGGCCGTCACCACGGCGCAGGCCACCTGCATGCCATGCACGTCGTGGGGGGAGGTTTCGGGCCGGCACAGAACCACCGCCACGCCCTCCGCCGCCAGCCGGACCGCCTCGTCCGACGTGAAGACGGCGGCGCCCGTCGCCGCGCCGGAGGACGCCGGCAGGCCGCGGGCGATCACCTCGCGGGGGGCGTCCGGATGGGGAATGGGACGCAGGCTGTCCGCCAGCGCCGGCAGGTCGGCGCGCCGCACCGCCTCGGCCCGCGTGATGATGCCGGCCTGCGCCATCTCCGTGGCGATCCGCACGCCCGCCTCCGGGGTCCGCTTGCCGGCGCGCGACTGCAGGATGAACAGGCGCCCCTGCTGGACGGTGAATTCGATCTCCTGCATGTCGCCGAAATGGCGCTCCAGCCGGTCGGCGATGCCGCCCAGCTCGGCGAAGGCCTCGGGGGCGACCGATTCCAGGGAGGCGTCGGCGCCAGCCAGCGGCCCCGGCGTGCGCAGCCCCGACACGATGTCCTCGCCCTGCGCGTCGGCCAGGAACTCGCCGCACAGCACGGCCTCGCCGGTGGACGGGTCGCGGCTGTGGGCGACGCC
The window above is part of the Azospirillum sp. TSH58 genome. Proteins encoded here:
- a CDS encoding D-amino acid dehydrogenase, which encodes MRVIVLGSGVIGVSTAYFLAKAGHEVTVVDRQPGPALETSYANAGEVSPGYSAPWAAPGLMAKAVKWMLMKHSPLVIRPKLDPAMWSWCLKLLANANERSYEINKGRMVRLAEYSRDCLRALRDETGIRYDERAKGTLQVFRTQKQVDAAATDMAVLDRFKVPYSLLDVEGCAAVEPALRLVKEKIVGGLLLPGDETGDCFRFTNALAAMATELGVEFRYNTGIRKLESDGRRVTGVVTDAGTLTADAYVVAMGSYSPMLVKPFGLDLPVYPVKGYSLTLPIVDPAGAPESTVMDETHKIAVTRLGDRIRVGGTAELTGFDLTLRPGRRGPLDHVVGDLFPTGGDLSKAEFWTGLRPNTPDGTPIVGPTPVRNLFLNTGHGTLGWTMAAGSGRVVADVVGGHQTEIDMDGLTVARYGRSAAAASRPAVGGVARPAA
- a CDS encoding sulfite exporter TauE/SafE family protein, which translates into the protein MVAMVLLMVAAFASGVLNAVAGGGAFITFPALLFAGVPPVSANVSSTVALFPGQMASAWAYRNEIRGVTEVSVTAFSVVSLVGGVVGAILLLTTPDRAFAGLVPWLLLFATAVFAVGSFMPALAARLRLGGRSVLVVQFVIAIYGGYFGGGIGFLMLAALTLFGLRDIHAMNGLRILLAALMNGAAVAAFCLSDAVSWPETAVMAVSAIVGGYAGAHAAKRVSRDVMKWVVVSIGVGLTLYFFIKGAGA
- a CDS encoding sigma 54-interacting transcriptional regulator; amino-acid sequence: MRIDVLFADRVGIAHEILAVLAKRRLNVVAVEVDPPHIHIDAPELDVPGFGALDAALRAVLGVESVTPIDILPGTRRRLHLDALLAALPDPVLAVDRAGRIVVANAAAATVAGRSEAALSGADFGRLFGDAELSDLLVDNGFRLAAGQEVTLNGQPFLLDATPIVEDGRPAGGVVTLFAPSRLGERLNALQNFDEGGFDRILGESAPIRALKARAARVAAVDAPLLILGETGTGKELIAHACHRASPRRDKPFLALNCAAVPESLAESELFGYAPGSFTGAQRGGKPGLLELAHGGTVFLDEIGEMSPYLQAKLLRFLNDGRFRRVGGDREQTVDVRVVSATHRDLDAMVAGHSFREDLFYRLNVLSLQVPALRERGDDILLLARHFIARACAQARRPPCRLTVAASAALLANPWPGNVRQLENVIFRAVTMSDGAYLDAADLELAGARMDAETGGEPAEPSSWDEAAAAFERGLLRRLYPRYPSSRKLAARLHTSHTMIANKLRKYGIPDGS
- a CDS encoding PRC-barrel domain-containing protein, giving the protein MRYSGTSAGILAAFAIATSLTLGVPQPVRAQPSHSAETVRTAEASYPRLYQGWRAGVIVGTEVEGLLGEELGQVVDLVVGPDGRLESAVIEASGMLDVGEARFTVPWHQLMPGSVDGILAYPVTGPDTLDLIRRQQQAASRPGDWRVSALIGQPANTAGDATEAGFFGTVEDLVFDRNGALKAVVVTPEPEGEGPYAVAWKAAALEPGLTSVTLQATPEQVKALGSFDAARMKEFNTARLNQGAQARQE
- a CDS encoding response regulator transcription factor, yielding MEVQLQTRGKERSVAGRAQTFLVVDDHPLVRHGFALSVGEIHPDAQVLEAGSLDEAMAIADRTPDLTLVLFDLNLGDRSGRDGVRRMVEVLGSRPLLVISGSDEVADIVDSVRLGARGYILKTSSTAVLEHAISLALTGETFLPLPRAVLSGNVAAEVARPSGQILDRLTDRQRDVFQLLLAGHSNKEIARELGVLEGTVKVHVRAIMQKLGVRNRTQVAVVAARSGCFPEDA
- a CDS encoding zinc ribbon domain-containing protein, which codes for MPLYSYHCTACDHDFEALVRSSDTPVCASCGSAALERKVARIAPDTKADKFLNTARRAAAAEGHFSNYSKAERSRI
- a CDS encoding CBS domain-containing protein; this translates as MKVADILRTKESRVVTVRSGETIEEAIRLMRSENISALVVKDVCRTEGNAVAGMLSERDVVYALLERGASVLKTPVFMLMSRAPQTCSPDDSLVHALELMDRHHIRHLPVLDGSTLVGVVSARDFTKLQLTEMVAHTQPPAQETPVYAH
- a CDS encoding response regulator transcription factor; translation: MKTWNVMLVDHDRLFSAALGTLISGGPFRVCHHAVTVEDAEAAIAQGVQPDLIVVALGEATNDEAGGVKRLRAATSARIAVLADAIADRTLSLSLKAGADAYLNKSMSSESLLRALQLVMLGEVVYPTHVASLLIANANSERPQPERAQPANNELSKREIQILRCLLAGQSNKAIARNLHITESTVKMHFKNVMRKINAQNRTQAAVWAIQNGLSPLASV
- a CDS encoding type 1 glutamine amidotransferase domain-containing protein, with the protein product MAGKLEKKTVAVLATDGFEQVELTEPVKALRNEGAEVRIVAPQGGQIQGWNHHDKADRVDVDVTLDQADAGSFDALVLPGGVINPDALRLEPKAIDFVRSFVQSGKPIAAICHGPWTLIDAGGAKGKRMTSWPSLKADLGNAGATWEDSEVVTDQGLVTSRKPDDLPAFCRKMVEEFAEGRHGTHRHAAE
- a CDS encoding gamma carbonic anhydrase family protein; protein product: MIYAFNDKVPQLSPQCWVAPSATVVGDILLEEDVSVWWGAVMRAEEERIHIGAGSNVQDNAVLHVDPGFPLLIGKNVTIGHLAMVHGCTVGDGSLIGIGATVLNGARIGRDCLIGAHAFIAEGKEIPDRSLVLGAPGKVVRTLSDEDVERMRAPAAVYQERWKSYAKGLRPITVPGTVPSQP